In Quercus lobata isolate SW786 chromosome 12, ValleyOak3.0 Primary Assembly, whole genome shotgun sequence, a genomic segment contains:
- the LOC115971230 gene encoding hypersensitive-induced response protein 1-like: MGLCLLVALSISLTGRRESIHSYFKALANIPQPDEKNAKSAYRFEIVQMVIVDTEPDEHVKRTVSEINAAARMKVVANEKAEAEKILQIKHAKGD, encoded by the exons ATGGGATTATGCTT GCTGGTGGCCCTTTCTATCTCTTTAACAGGACGGAGGGAGAGCATTCATTCATATTTCAAAGCACTGGCCAACATTCCACAACCAGATGAGAAAAAT GCCAAGTCAGCTTACAGATTTGAGATTGTTCAAATGGTTATTGTGGACACTGAACCTGATGAACATGTGAAGAGGACTGTGAGTGAGATAAATGCCG CTGCAAGAATGAAGGTGGTGGCTAACGAGAAGGCTGAAGCAGAAAAAATCTTGCAAATAAAACATGCAAAAGGAGACTGA